Proteins encoded within one genomic window of Setaria italica strain Yugu1 chromosome IV, Setaria_italica_v2.0, whole genome shotgun sequence:
- the LOC101753660 gene encoding GDSL esterase/lipase EXL1, which yields MASLTAGRGISGHAFCQVVLLLAVVLSPGVVHGSGSGGFEKISAILMFGDSIVDPGNNNHRLTEARANFPPYGQDFPGGVATGRFSNGLVPGDLLASKLGVKELLPPYLSDKLQPNDLLTGVAFASGGSGYDPLTSTLSTARSSAEQLELFHDYKEELAALVGEEEMTRVISQAVFFTIMGANDIVNNYFAVPLRRHDYDLPSYMDFLVSSAINFTTTLNVMGAKKIGIVGVPPLGCCPSQITLGGSPSRECEPSRNQASLLFNSKLSKEIQRLNVERNSSGSKFVYIDIFYNLLDLIQNPAFYGFKEVNEGCCGSTVLSAAIFIAYHNACPNANDYIFWDGFHPTEKAYNIVVDKLIQQNRKYLV from the exons ATGGCGTCACTGACGGCCGGTAGAGGTATCAGCGGCCATGCTTTCTGCCAAGTCGTTCTGCTACTGGCGGTGGTGCTTTCCCCGGGAGTTGTCCATGGTTCAGGCTCCGGTGGGTTCGAAAAAATCTCGGCCATCCTCATGTTTGGCGACTCCATCGTCGATCCCGGCAACAACAACCACCGGCTGACAGAGGCGAGGGCCAACTTCCCTCCATACGGGCAGGACTTCCCCGGCGGAGTTGCCACCGGGAGATTCTCCAATGGTTTGGTCCCAGGGGACCTCTTAG CTTCTAAGTTGGGCGTTAAGGAGCTACTGCCTCCTTACCTTTCTGACAAGCTGCAACCGAATGACCTGCTCACTGGTGTGGCCTTTGCATCTGGAGGCAGCGGATATGATCCGCTCACATCTACACTCTCG ACTGCCAGGTCAAGTGCCGAGCAACTTGAATTATTCCATGACTACAAGGAGGAGCTAGCAGCTTTGGTTGGAGAGGAGGAGATGACACGTGTTATTTCTCAAGCCGTCTTCTTTACAATCATGGGGGCAAATGATATTGTAAATAACTATTTTGCAGTTCCTTTGAGACGTCATGACTATGACCTTCCTTCTTATATGGACTTTCTTGTCTCTTCAGCGATCAACTTCACAACG ACTCTGAACGTTATGGGAGCCAAGAAGATAGGAATTGTTGGTGTTCCACCATTGGGTTGTTGTCCTTCACAAATAACACTTGGAGGAAGTCCATCAAGGGAATGCGAGCCGTCAAGGAATCAAGCATCACTATTATTTAATTCAAAGCTCTCAAAGGAAATACAGCGACTAAATGTAGAACGCAATAGTTCTGGATCAAAGTTTGTTTATATTGACATATTCTACAATTTACTCGATCTTATTCAGAATCCAGCTTTTTATG GATTCAAGGAGGTGAACGAAGGTTGCTGTGGTAGCACGGTGTTAAGTGCTGCCATATTCATTGCGTATCACAATGCATGTCCAAATGCAAATGATTATATTTTCTGGGACGGCTTCCATCCTACCGAGAAGGCCTACAACATTGTAGTCGACAAGCTCATCCAGCAAAACAGGAAGTACCTAGTTTGA